The DNA segment AGGTCGCTATGCCATTAAATGGGTGAAAACCTTTGCGGTTCGTATTATGACAAAAGCATCTTATGATACTGCAGCGATGAGCTTTATTACGCAGATCATCAATTATGCATTGCTAGTAGGTTTAATTTTGATTTGTTTAAATCAAGTTGGTGTTCCTACCACATCATTTGTGGCTGCTTTTGGTGCCTTTGGTTTGGGCATTGGCTTGGCCTTGCAGAACAACCTTTCCAACTTGGCATCTGGCTTACTAATTCTTATATTTAAGCCTTTTAGAGCTGGCCATGTTATTCAAGTTGGAGATGTAGTAGGTAGCGTTAAGTCCATTCAATTTATGTATACTGTTATCACTACAAAAGACCAAAAAAATGTGTACATGCCAAATTCCCTTCTTACATCTCAAGCGGTAACTAATATTGCATATACAACTGAGCGTGTGATTCCATTTATGTTTGATATTGGGTATAACAATGATCATCACGAAGCAATCAAAATCTTGAAAAAGATTTTTGCTAATGATAAGAGGGTTCTCAATCCTAAAGATATGGAAATTGGTATTGCTGAATTTGGCGATAACTCTGTGCGCATTGCTGCCTATGCTCGTGTTAAGTCAAAGGATTTCTTAGATGTGCAATATGGTATTATGTCTGATGTGAAAGATGCATTCGATAAATATGGTATCGACATTCCATATCCTCAACGTGTTGTATATCTTCAAAATGTAGATAATTCTACTGGTGAAATTAAGGGGACTAAGAAAAAGGCAAACGCAACGAATGTTGCAATTGATGATAGCCCTGAAAATTAATGTGTAATGTAGAAAGTGAGATAAATGATATCTTTAACAACTAATGTAAATATGATTTTGAAACGACTTATTTTGATGATAGCCTTTATAGGCGCTGTTATTCTCGGTGCCAGTATTTCTCATGCCGCGTATATTGCACCGCCATCTACAGTTGGTGAGGCCGTAGTCCTCATTGATGCGGATACAAAGGAAATTTTATTTGCAAAAAATCCAGATAAATGGATGCATCCTGCGAGTACAACGAAAATGGTTACCTTGTTAACAGCTCTAGAGCTTAAAGGCACACAACTTGATGAACTAGCAACTATCAGCAGCTATGCAACAAGTATGGAGGAGTCCAATCTTGGTGTACGCGTTGGTGATCAAATCACTTTGGAAGGTGTTCTTGAAGGTATGATGGTTGCCAGTGGTAATGATGCGGCTGTTGTAGTAGCGGAAAATGTAAGTGGTTCTGTAGAGAACTTTGCGAAGGATATGAATCGCGTTGCTGCCAAAGCGGGAGCCAAGAATAGTGTATTCTTAAATCCTCATGGTTTGACGCAAATGGGGCATCACTCCACGGCTCGTGACTTGGCGATGATTGCAGCATACGGTATGAAATACCAAATGTTCCGTGATAAGGTCGCTAATGATTATTATAAAGTGCCTTACCAAAACCGTACGCCAGAAACAATCCGTACTACAAACCATTTCATTCGCAATAAATATCCTGGTGCAAATGGTTTGAAAACAGGCTTTACGAATGCGGCAGGGGAATGCTTGATTGCATCGGCTACACGTAATGGTCATACTATGATTGTAGTTATGCTTAACGATGATAACCGTTGGGATGAAGCCGTGCAGTTCCTTGACTATGGCTTTAAACTTCGCGGTGTAATTTAGTTCAGAGGGATATATGAGTTCATTTTTTGCATTTTTAAAACGCATGCGCTTTATCAATCGATGGAGTCTCATGCGTAATACAGAAACAGAAAATATTCAAGAGCATAGCTTAGAAGTAGCCATGGTAGCGCATAACTTAGCAGCTCTAAAGAATGAATACTTTGGTGGCAATGTAGATATTAATAAGGTAGCTGTCATTGCTATGTACCATGAAGTAAGTGAGATTTTTACGGGCGACATGCCAACACCGATTAAATATTTTGATCCAAAACTCCGTGAACTATATGGCGAAGTTGAAACGTTGGCACAAGAGAAAATGCTATCTACCTTGCCAGAACGATTACAAGCTATCTATAAGCCTTTTATTGTAGATGCAGAAGAGAGCCCTGAATGGCCCATCGTTAAGGCTGCAGATACAATTTCAGCGTATATGAAATGTGTGAACGAACTCAAAGCAGGAAACGATGAGTTTAAAGAAGCACATGATTCTATTCTGGTAAAATTAAAATCATTGAATATGCCAGAAGTTGATATGTTCCTTGAAACCTATATGCCTGCACTTGGTAAGAGCCTGGATGAACTAAACTATTACGAAATAAAATAATGATTAAAAAAGAGACGACCAGAGGTCGTCTCTTTTATTCTATAAAAATAGCCATAACATCTTAGTAGACGTCACAGCCATTTTACATCTCAAATACAAATTATAATATCTATTTACGTTCAATAATATTTTGATTTCTTATTAATATTTTTTTCCCGCGCCACGAGAATGCCCGATTACCATACTTAGCTTTGAATTCTTTATTTGTTAGTGTGTCTAATTCAGTAATATCTATGTACGGTTCTACTTGTTGGAATTCAGGTATGGGCGTTGTAGGGATATTTTGATTATGAGGGCAAACCTCTTGGCATACATCGCAGCCAAATACGAGAGGCGTTTTTCCTATGATGGTTTCTTCCTCGTTTGTAAGATCTCCCTTTTTCTGTGTTAGGTAGCTTTTACAGGTATCATATTTAAATTCGTCATGACCTAAACATTGCCCTAAGCAAGCCGTAATACACCGATTGCATCCTATACAGGACTGAGCGAGCGGTGTATTTGGCTCTAATTCTAAGGTAGTTAAAATTGTTCCAATGACTACATAGGAACCCCACTTAGGACTGATGAAACAATTGTTTTTGCCGTAGAAACCAAGGCCTGCTAAGTATGCCATGTAACGATCTGCGAGGGGCGAGGTGTCACAATGTATAGAAAACTGAGCTGAAGTATCCATTTTTTGTAATTTTTCAGTAAGTTTTTCTAAATATTCATTAATGACCAGGTGATAATCTGTAGCCCATGTATAGCGGGAAAGATTAGATGGACCACTACGCTCTACGTAGTATGGGAAGAGGCATACAATAGCGCTTTTAGGCGTAAACTCTGTTGTTCCTAGCAATCGCTCTTCTACGTCGGCTGCTGTAAATGGACAGGGGTTACTTTCATACAAAATAGTTTTTGCATTTTCAGGTAGGGGCCAAGGGGCAATACCAAATTCATAAATATGTAATTCTTTGCAAAATTCTTGTAAATTTATATCTTTCATCGTAGATTTAGTAGCGAATAATTGGTAAAATAAAAGTATAAGAAACGTGAGGAATTCTATAGATTCCTGCTAGGTTTGTAGTTCGGTGATATCTGTATTTTTATGGTTATCATCCAGTACTGTTAGTATTAGTATACCATTGAGAGGACAGATTATGTTAGCATTTATGAAAGTATTACAACCGAAGACGGTGGAAGAGGCTTATGAATTAGCCACAAAAAACAAAACTGCCCCAATGCTAGCTGGCGGCTGCTGGTTGCGTTTAGGTCGACGCACATGGCCTGCAGTGATTGATATGGCTAGTCTTGACTTGCGTTATGTTCGCGAAGCGGATAACGAATTTGCCATTGGTGCTATGGCAACGCAAGGCGATGTGGAACGTTTTGAGCCATTACAACAATTCTGTGGTGGTGCTGTTGTTAAAGGTGTCAAGGAAATTCTTGGCATTCAATTCCGCAACACAGCTACTATGGGTGGATCTGTAGCAAGTAAATTCGGCTTTTCTGATATAATTCCAGCTCTATTGGCAGTACATGCAGACATCGTTACTTTTAAAGGCGGCCGCATGTCCATACAAGATTATATGAAATACAGAGAACGTGATATCCTCGTGGAAATTCGCATCCCTAAAGTAGAAGTACCTGTAGCTGTTGAAGCTCTTCGTATCTCTCGTGGTGACTTCCCAGTGTTGACAGGTGCTATTCGCCGTGATGATAAAGGCGTTGAATTGTACATTGGTACAAGACCTGGCGTGCCTCAATTAGCAGAAAAAGCAAGTGCTTTGCTTTCAGAAAAAGGATTGGCTGCAGCAAAAGAAGCAGGCCAATTAGCATCTGAAGAATTGGTTTATCAATCTAACTCTCATGCGTCCAAAGAATACCGCATGGAAATGGTAAAAGCAATGGTTCAACGCTTGGCTAAGGAGGTGGCACAATA comes from the Veillonella dispar genome and includes:
- a CDS encoding mechanosensitive ion channel family protein, whose product is MGNILSTISELLFKDANVLVQLRDWFFAQAGNILLALIIFCVGRYAIKWVKTFAVRIMTKASYDTAAMSFITQIINYALLVGLILICLNQVGVPTTSFVAAFGAFGLGIGLALQNNLSNLASGLLILIFKPFRAGHVIQVGDVVGSVKSIQFMYTVITTKDQKNVYMPNSLLTSQAVTNIAYTTERVIPFMFDIGYNNDHHEAIKILKKIFANDKRVLNPKDMEIGIAEFGDNSVRIAAYARVKSKDFLDVQYGIMSDVKDAFDKYGIDIPYPQRVVYLQNVDNSTGEIKGTKKKANATNVAIDDSPEN
- a CDS encoding D-alanyl-D-alanine carboxypeptidase family protein, whose translation is MISLTTNVNMILKRLILMIAFIGAVILGASISHAAYIAPPSTVGEAVVLIDADTKEILFAKNPDKWMHPASTTKMVTLLTALELKGTQLDELATISSYATSMEESNLGVRVGDQITLEGVLEGMMVASGNDAAVVVAENVSGSVENFAKDMNRVAAKAGAKNSVFLNPHGLTQMGHHSTARDLAMIAAYGMKYQMFRDKVANDYYKVPYQNRTPETIRTTNHFIRNKYPGANGLKTGFTNAAGECLIASATRNGHTMIVVMLNDDNRWDEAVQFLDYGFKLRGVI
- the yfbR gene encoding 5'-deoxynucleotidase translates to MSSFFAFLKRMRFINRWSLMRNTETENIQEHSLEVAMVAHNLAALKNEYFGGNVDINKVAVIAMYHEVSEIFTGDMPTPIKYFDPKLRELYGEVETLAQEKMLSTLPERLQAIYKPFIVDAEESPEWPIVKAADTISAYMKCVNELKAGNDEFKEAHDSILVKLKSLNMPEVDMFLETYMPALGKSLDELNYYEIK
- a CDS encoding epoxyqueuosine reductase; translated protein: MKDINLQEFCKELHIYEFGIAPWPLPENAKTILYESNPCPFTAADVEERLLGTTEFTPKSAIVCLFPYYVERSGPSNLSRYTWATDYHLVINEYLEKLTEKLQKMDTSAQFSIHCDTSPLADRYMAYLAGLGFYGKNNCFISPKWGSYVVIGTILTTLELEPNTPLAQSCIGCNRCITACLGQCLGHDEFKYDTCKSYLTQKKGDLTNEEETIIGKTPLVFGCDVCQEVCPHNQNIPTTPIPEFQQVEPYIDITELDTLTNKEFKAKYGNRAFSWRGKKILIRNQNIIERK
- a CDS encoding FAD binding domain-containing protein, translating into MLAFMKVLQPKTVEEAYELATKNKTAPMLAGGCWLRLGRRTWPAVIDMASLDLRYVREADNEFAIGAMATQGDVERFEPLQQFCGGAVVKGVKEILGIQFRNTATMGGSVASKFGFSDIIPALLAVHADIVTFKGGRMSIQDYMKYRERDILVEIRIPKVEVPVAVEALRISRGDFPVLTGAIRRDDKGVELYIGTRPGVPQLAEKASALLSEKGLAAAKEAGQLASEELVYQSNSHASKEYRMEMVKAMVQRLAKEVAQ